CGCCTAGGGAGCTGCAAAAGGAATGGTTTGACTGGCAGATAGACCTAGCTTACAATATGCGGCTTCCTATAATCATACACGATAGGGATGCCCATGCGGATGTGCTGGATATACTTAAAGCCAAAAAGGATAAGATACTGGGTGGGGTGATGCACTGTTATTCAGGCAGCTGGGAGATGGCCAAGTATTTTATGGACCTTGGGCTTTATATTTCTTTAGGCGGCCCTGTCACTTTTAAAAACGCCAAACGGCCAGTGGAGATAGCTCAAAAGGTTCCTCTAGACAGACTGGTAATTGAAACCGATAGTCCATACTTGGCACCTACTCCTTATCGTGGCAGGCGTAACAATCCTGCATATGTAAGGCTGGTGGCTGAAAAGATTGCAGAAATTCGGGGCATGGCTCTTGAGGAGATTGCGAATATTACCTTGGATAATGCAAAAAAGCTATTTAAAATAAAGTGATTGTGTTTAAAAATTGAGTATGGTGATTAGGCTTAAAAAAAGGAGATGGAAGAATGGACACCTATGTTTACAGGCTAGGGGATGCCTTGTACGTCAATTTGACCAATCGGTGCACCAACTGCTGTGATTTTTGTATACGAAATACCCGCGATGGTATGGGAGAGTATAACCTATGGCTTGATAGGGAACCTACGGTTGAGGAGGTATTACAACAGATAGGAGACCCTACTCAGTACAGCGAAATAGTGTTTTGTGGTTTTGGAGAGCCAATGCTCCGGCTTGAAGAGCTGATAGAGATTGCTCGAGAAATAAAGAAAAAAGGGGGGAAGGTGAGAATCAATACCAACGGCCAGGCTAATCTGTATTACGGCAGGAATGTGGTACCGTTGCTTGAAGGGATAGTGGATGTGATCTCCATAAGCCTTAATGCGCCCACTGCTGAACAGTACGATGCTATATGCCATTCAATTTACGGCAGAGAGGCCTTCGAAGGCGTGCTGGAGTTTGCCAGAGAGTGCGTTAAGGTAATCCCCACGGTGGTGCTTTCGGTGGTGGATGTGTTATCTTCGGAGGATATTGAAAAATGCCGTAACATTGCTGAGAGTATAGGGGCACAGCTAAGGGTGCGGCAGATGATAGAATAAAGAGGATGTTCACCGGTAGTATTCAGCGAACATCCTCTTGGCTATATCCAGCTTTACATCCCCTTCACCAGCTGGTACTTCTAGCGCAACGCAGACGAGTAGAGGTTTTTCGGTGTTTAAGGTGAACCCTATAAACCATGCTATCTCTTGGCTTTTATCTCTAACTTGTGCTGTCCCGGTTTTACCGGCAATGGTAAGCTCGGGAATTT
The window above is part of the Caldicoprobacter guelmensis genome. Proteins encoded here:
- a CDS encoding TatD family hydrolase, producing MLFDTHAHLEDEMFDEDRDQLIRELPEKGVAYVVNVGSTLEASRMSVELATQYPFIYAAVGIHPHEVAQMNREALDAIEAMAKRDKVVAVGEVGLDYYYDFSPRELQKEWFDWQIDLAYNMRLPIIIHDRDAHADVLDILKAKKDKILGGVMHCYSGSWEMAKYFMDLGLYISLGGPVTFKNAKRPVEIAQKVPLDRLVIETDSPYLAPTPYRGRRNNPAYVRLVAEKIAEIRGMALEEIANITLDNAKKLFKIK
- a CDS encoding TatD family nuclease-associated radical SAM protein, with the translated sequence MDTYVYRLGDALYVNLTNRCTNCCDFCIRNTRDGMGEYNLWLDREPTVEEVLQQIGDPTQYSEIVFCGFGEPMLRLEELIEIAREIKKKGGKVRINTNGQANLYYGRNVVPLLEGIVDVISISLNAPTAEQYDAICHSIYGREAFEGVLEFARECVKVIPTVVLSVVDVLSSEDIEKCRNIAESIGAQLRVRQMIE